The Parvibaculaceae bacterium PLY_AMNH_Bact1 genome window below encodes:
- a CDS encoding response regulator transcription factor (Derived by automated computational analysis using gene prediction method: Protein Homology.), translating to MPTIALVDDDQNILTSVTMAFEAEGFHVQTYTDGAAALAGLGANPPDVAVFDIKMPRMDGLELLRRLRQNSELPVIFLTSKDEEIDEMFGLKMGADDYIKKPFSQRLLVERVKAVMRRTKARAEEPAPGVKGDLLERGNLVMDPDRHVCRWNNEPVTLTVTEFLILQALAQRPGYVKSRDQLMDAAYDDQVYVDDRTIDSHIKRLRKKFKQADDDFDAIETLYGVGYRYKE from the coding sequence ATGCCGACGATTGCACTGGTCGATGATGATCAGAATATTTTGACCTCCGTGACCATGGCATTTGAGGCCGAAGGGTTTCACGTCCAGACATACACAGACGGCGCTGCGGCCCTTGCAGGTCTCGGCGCCAATCCGCCAGATGTCGCCGTTTTTGACATTAAGATGCCCCGGATGGACGGCTTGGAGCTACTGCGCAGACTTCGTCAGAACTCAGAGCTCCCGGTCATCTTCCTGACCTCAAAAGACGAAGAGATTGATGAAATGTTTGGCCTCAAAATGGGGGCGGACGATTACATCAAGAAGCCATTCTCCCAGCGCCTGCTGGTTGAGCGTGTGAAAGCGGTCATGCGTCGGACAAAAGCGCGTGCAGAAGAGCCCGCACCTGGCGTGAAGGGTGATCTTCTTGAGCGCGGCAACCTTGTTATGGACCCCGATCGCCATGTCTGCCGTTGGAACAATGAGCCTGTGACGCTCACCGTCACCGAGTTTCTCATTCTTCAGGCGCTTGCGCAGCGCCCGGGATATGTCAAAAGCCGCGACCAGTTGATGGACGCGGCCTATGACGACCAGGTCTATGTGGATGATCGAACCATTGATAGCCACATCAAACGATTGCGCAAAAAGTTCAAACAGGCAGATGATGATTTCGATGCCATCGAAACCCTGTATGGGGTTGGGTACCGATACAAAGAGTGA